The genomic window ACTTTCTGCTGCATAATTTCAAAATATTTTTTCTAAAAAATTTTCTAATACTTATATCGAGCATTCATTGTGATATGATTGATGAAATCTTCATTAATGGTAATCACTATGCCTACAATAAAAATTCACTATACAAATAATATAAACATTGATGATAAGTTAGAGTTATTTACAGAAAACACTCATCAAATGCTTGTAGATGTAATCGCTACAGATATCGACACTTGTAGAACTTTAGTTTACCCATGCTCACAGTATCGTGTAGGCAGTTCAAATAGTGAGTATAATGCTTTTATACAGCTTGATATAGCTATTTTACCAGGTAGAAGTGTAGAGCTTCGTAAAAAGCTTGGTCAGATATTACTGAATGATTTGAGAAAGCTTTGCAAAGATAGTTCGCAAGCGATTGATTTTAGAGTGAATGTTAATGAAACTGATACAGAGTTTTATTTTGGTTTATAGTAGAAAGTAACTTTTGTTATTAAAACACTGGCTCTTTAGTTGGTGGTACATAGTTTCCTGATATGCCAATCAACTTATCTTGGTTGTTGAAAGTTAATATAAGTTTAGACTCCTCATAATTGGTGTCTTGCATATGTTCTTTATATGAATGTATATAAATATATTGATTTGGATTAAAGGTATCGATAATATCTGGAGATCCTAAGATGTATTTAACTTCACTTTTTGTCATATTGGGTCTTATATCAAAGACTTTTTTGTTTGTGATAGTCTTACCTTGAGGTACTGGAGCTGTATATGGCTCGATGATGCCACAGCTATTTAGTAAAACAGCAGAAGCAATAGTTAACGGTATTAAAAACTTTCTATACATCTGTTAGTCTTCTAGGCCTGCAAATAATTTTTGGTCAATAATATCACATAAGCAGTGTATTATAAGGAAATGATTCTCTTGAATGGTAATTTCATGGTTAGAAGGGACTCTTAATTCTATATCACCATCCTGATGCATTTGTTGCATATTGCCACCGTCAAAACCTGTCATAGTAACAACTTGCATCTCTAAATCATGCGCTTCCTCTATAGCTTTGATGATATTTGCTGAGTTACCTGTAGGTGAGATTGCTAATAATATATCGTTTTCATTACCAATTGCTGCAACTTGCTTTGAGAAGATTTCATCATAGCCATAATGTTCAGCAATACTCGTGATGCTAGAAATATCTCCAGTTAATGCTATAGCTGGAAGGGGAGGTCTTTCAAGGTTAAAATAACTTAGAAGTTTTGATGAAAAATGTTGTGATAATGTTGCACTACCACCATTACCACAAACAAGTATTTTGCCACCATTTTCTAAACAAGAAACCATTGATTTACCCACCTCTGCTATAGCTGGAGGTAAAACATTGGCTGTTTCAATTTTTGCTTGAATGCTATTTTCAAAATATTTATTTACTCGATCTATTGAGGTCATGCTTTATCAAGAATGTTTTATAACTAGAAAAATTTTACTATATTAGATTTTTGATAGCTAGCGATACAGCTTAATTTACTTAGTTATTTGCTTTTACTAAAGGGATTAGAATTAAGCAGATTATGGGAAGTATTAAACAGATTAACATAAAGCTCCAAATATATTGTATAGGTATATAGCCCATTATAGAAACACCCAAAACGCCTGTAGACATGTTTACAAAATTCATTGCACCAGATGCATTAGCACGGCATTCTATGGCATTTGAAGCTAGGTGTGATGCTGTGGGGTATATAAAATTACATACAAAATACATTAGTGTAACGAGTATGAAAAATATAACTGGAGAAACTAGGCTGTAAACTTGCAGCAGAGCTAATATGACTATTAATACTATTAAAGAAGCTAATGCTATTGTTAATAGACTCTCTGAGCGGTACTTGTTTATAAGTTTTGCTACTAAAAAAGATCCGCTAATAATACCTATTGTGGTTAAGCTATTCCACACACCGTATTGGGCACTAGTAAAACCAAACATTTGATGAGTAATAAATGGGCTAGAAGTAGAGTAACAGTAGCTAAAAACAGTCATAGCACCGATGCTGAGTGAAAATACTACTAGCCTTGGGTTACTTAGAGCTTCTTTATAGCCATTTAAAATATTTGTTATGTTTAGGTCGAAGTTGTTATCTTTGTTGTTGTGATATATAAAGCTAAGAATTAGCATAATAATGCCGTGTATTAATAAAGCATAGAAACAGTAATACCAGTGTGAGTATGTACTAATCATTCCACCAATTAGGACAGCTAAAGTGATCGACAGAGCAAAAGAGATTGTTGCAAAGGATAAGGCTGTTTTTGCACGACTTTCTTCTACTGAATTATTGAGTATTATAAATGTACATACTAGTCCAGCAGATGAGCCTATAGCTGTTATGAACCTGCCTATAAGTAGTATGGGCATAGAAAGTAACTGACCACCAAATAGGCATATGATAATACCTATAAGATTTATGGAGAGTCCAATTCTTAGTGTTACAGCATCGCCAAATCTTTTTGCAATGGGGCCATAAGCAAGCTGCCCAATCACATAACCAATTAGAAAAATACTTACTAACCACTCAACTGTACCATTGTGAAGGTTCATTTCTGTAGAGATATGTGGTAGAGCAGGGTTTAATATAACAGCCGATGCGCTTGCTATACTTATATAGCTTAGTAGGATTGCTATTTTATAGTTTTTCATATTACTTTTTTGTTATATATTAACTTGAAAAATATTGTATATTTCCTGTTTTGTTTTTACAATGGCTTATATAATGAACATAGGTTTAGTTTTATTTGACAATGAAGGTTGCTAAAAAGATATCTGTTTCACTGTTTGAGGTTTTTTATGAGTTAAGTTTACATGGTAGTTTTACAAGCACAGCAAAAGCTTTAGGTGTTACAAAGGCATCTGTAAGCCATTCTATTAAGCAATTAGAGAAAGAGTTAAGAGTTGATTTACTTAATAGAACAACAAGAACATTGTCGCTGACTCATGAGGGTCAGCTTTTACTTACTTACTGTAAATCGCTTCAATCTCAAATAGATAGTGTTAGAGATCTATCAAAGTCGTTTCATAAAGAGCCATCTGGAGTTTTGAAAATAAGTACAACACCGTATTTTGCAAAAGAGGTGCTACAGTCATTCATAAAAGAATATCTGTTAAAATTTCCAAAAGTAGAGATTGAGATATTAATCGAAGAAAAAATTTCTAACTTTAAAATACAGGAAGCAGACTTGATTTTGGGGGTTAATTGGCAACCACCAGAAGATATTGTTGCTCGCAAAATAGCGCAAACGAAGTACATCCTCTGCGCAACACCGGAATATTTGAAGAATGGAGGCTGTCTAAATGATTTAGATGATTTGCAGAA from Francisella adeliensis includes these protein-coding regions:
- a CDS encoding outer membrane protein assembly factor BamE produces the protein MYRKFLIPLTIASAVLLNSCGIIEPYTAPVPQGKTITNKKVFDIRPNMTKSEVKYILGSPDIIDTFNPNQYIYIHSYKEHMQDTNYEESKLILTFNNQDKLIGISGNYVPPTKEPVF
- a CDS encoding MFS transporter, encoding MKNYKIAILLSYISIASASAVILNPALPHISTEMNLHNGTVEWLVSIFLIGYVIGQLAYGPIAKRFGDAVTLRIGLSINLIGIIICLFGGQLLSMPILLIGRFITAIGSSAGLVCTFIILNNSVEESRAKTALSFATISFALSITLAVLIGGMISTYSHWYYCFYALLIHGIIMLILSFIYHNNKDNNFDLNITNILNGYKEALSNPRLVVFSLSIGAMTVFSYCYSTSSPFITHQMFGFTSAQYGVWNSLTTIGIISGSFLVAKLINKYRSESLLTIALASLIVLIVILALLQVYSLVSPVIFFILVTLMYFVCNFIYPTASHLASNAIECRANASGAMNFVNMSTGVLGVSIMGYIPIQYIWSFMLICLILPIICLILIPLVKANN
- a CDS encoding LysR family transcriptional regulator, encoding MKVAKKISVSLFEVFYELSLHGSFTSTAKALGVTKASVSHSIKQLEKELRVDLLNRTTRTLSLTHEGQLLLTYCKSLQSQIDSVRDLSKSFHKEPSGVLKISTTPYFAKEVLQSFIKEYLLKFPKVEIEILIEEKISNFKIQEADLILGVNWQPPEDIVARKIAQTKYILCATPEYLKNGGCLNDLDDLQKHNYIRHKSRPTALVALKGKSRHIEVNSSLSANDSDFIKQCVLLSMGIAQLHGYMVVDEIKKGKLVPLLENEFIDHQDIFIYYQKNKFVQPKVKEFVELVVNAKILL
- a CDS encoding SIS domain-containing protein; this translates as MTSIDRVNKYFENSIQAKIETANVLPPAIAEVGKSMVSCLENGGKILVCGNGGSATLSQHFSSKLLSYFNLERPPLPAIALTGDISSITSIAEHYGYDEIFSKQVAAIGNENDILLAISPTGNSANIIKAIEEAHDLEMQVVTMTGFDGGNMQQMHQDGDIELRVPSNHEITIQENHFLIIHCLCDIIDQKLFAGLED
- a CDS encoding 5-carboxymethyl-2-hydroxymuconate Delta-isomerase; the encoded protein is MPTIKIHYTNNINIDDKLELFTENTHQMLVDVIATDIDTCRTLVYPCSQYRVGSSNSEYNAFIQLDIAILPGRSVELRKKLGQILLNDLRKLCKDSSQAIDFRVNVNETDTEFYFGL